In Candidatus Desulfofervidus auxilii, one genomic interval encodes:
- the hisC gene encoding histidinol-phosphate transaminase — protein MNIVLPKFLSQLRPYSAGKPIKEVQTEYGISMPVKLASNENPLGPSPKAIAAIKEALQDIHRYPDSQITELRYKLASVLGVKSQQIVIGNGSDEIMSFIGQAFLLSGEEVIVPFPSFSIYEKVAIMSQANLIKVPLKNLSIDLEAIKDRISQKTKLIFLTNPHNPTGSFFEAPLLENFLKNVPRSTLIILDEAYIDFVSPKRHFESLNYLKDFSNLIILRSFSKSYGLAGLRVGYGIMNIELANILERVRYPFNVNTLAQVAAINALDDKEFLETTRKLVWEGREFITKALTELGIRVYPSEANFLLVYIGKKAVEIYESLLKKGIIVRPLTNYHLPEYIRISIGKPEENQTFIEFFKEIWQK, from the coding sequence ATGAATATAGTCCTTCCCAAGTTTTTGTCTCAACTTAGACCTTACTCAGCAGGAAAGCCTATAAAAGAAGTCCAAACAGAATATGGGATTTCAATGCCTGTTAAACTGGCTTCAAATGAAAATCCATTGGGCCCATCACCTAAGGCCATAGCAGCCATAAAAGAAGCCCTCCAAGATATCCATCGCTATCCGGATAGTCAAATAACAGAACTGCGTTATAAATTGGCTAGTGTTTTAGGAGTAAAATCGCAGCAAATAGTAATAGGTAATGGCTCAGACGAAATCATGAGTTTTATTGGACAGGCCTTTTTATTATCAGGAGAAGAGGTAATTGTCCCCTTCCCTTCTTTTTCTATTTATGAGAAGGTAGCTATAATGAGTCAGGCTAATTTGATTAAAGTGCCTTTAAAAAATTTATCTATAGATTTGGAAGCTATAAAAGATCGCATTTCTCAAAAGACCAAGCTTATTTTTCTTACCAATCCCCATAATCCCACTGGTAGTTTTTTTGAAGCCCCCCTCTTAGAAAACTTCCTGAAAAATGTGCCTAGATCAACTCTAATAATATTAGATGAGGCTTATATAGACTTTGTTTCTCCTAAAAGACACTTTGAAAGCCTTAATTACTTGAAGGATTTTTCTAATCTCATTATCTTGCGTAGTTTTTCCAAGTCATACGGTCTTGCTGGATTAAGAGTAGGATATGGAATTATGAATATTGAATTAGCCAATATTTTAGAAAGGGTCCGTTACCCTTTTAATGTCAATACCCTGGCCCAAGTAGCAGCTATAAATGCCTTAGATGATAAGGAATTTTTAGAGACCACACGAAAATTGGTTTGGGAAGGAAGAGAATTTATCACCAAGGCATTGACAGAATTAGGAATAAGGGTATATCCAAGCGAAGCTAATTTTTTATTAGTTTACATTGGCAAAAAAGCAGTGGAAATTTATGAAAGTTTACTTAAAAAAGGTATTATTGTGAGACCATTGACTAATTACCATTTACCAGAATATATAAGGATCAGTATAGGTAAACCTGAGGAAAATCAGACTTTTATAGAGTTTTTTAAAGAAATATGGCAGAAATAG
- a CDS encoding slipin family protein, with the protein MYTLITILVLIVLFLASAIRVLAEYERGVIFRLGRIIGAKGPGLIILIPVIDRMVKISLRLIALDVPPQDVITRDNVSVKVNAVIYFRVMEPVKAVIEVENYLYATSQLAQTTLRSVCGEAELDELLSEREKINMKLQDILDKHTDPWGIKVTTVEIKHIDLPQEMQRAMAKQAEAERERRSKIINAEGEYQAANKLAEAAAIIEKYPVALQLRYLQTLREIASENNSVTVFPIPVDLITPFLRSLTEKKENK; encoded by the coding sequence ATGTATACTTTGATTACTATCTTAGTGCTTATTGTTCTATTTCTAGCCAGTGCCATCAGGGTATTAGCTGAATATGAAAGAGGGGTAATCTTTCGTCTAGGACGCATTATTGGTGCAAAAGGACCGGGTTTGATTATCCTCATTCCGGTAATTGATAGGATGGTAAAAATTAGCTTGCGTTTAATAGCCTTAGATGTGCCACCCCAAGATGTAATTACTAGAGATAACGTCTCGGTAAAGGTTAATGCGGTGATCTATTTTCGGGTAATGGAGCCTGTAAAAGCAGTAATAGAAGTAGAAAACTACCTTTATGCTACTTCTCAATTGGCTCAAACTACTTTAAGAAGTGTATGTGGTGAGGCAGAATTAGATGAATTGCTTTCTGAAAGAGAAAAGATCAACATGAAACTTCAAGATATTCTAGATAAACACACTGACCCTTGGGGCATAAAGGTAACTACGGTAGAGATAAAACACATTGACTTACCACAAGAGATGCAGAGGGCTATGGCCAAACAGGCAGAAGCAGAAAGAGAAAGGCGTTCAAAAATCATCAATGCTGAAGGTGAATACCAGGCCGCTAATAAATTGGCTGAAGCCGCAGCTATTATTGAAAAATATCCGGTGGCCCTTCAGTTGCGCTACTTACAAACATTAAGAGAAATTGCCTCAGAGAATAATTCGGTAACCGTTTTTCCTATTCCTGTTGACCTTATAACTCCTTTCCTTCGCTCTTTAACTGAAAAGAAGGAAAATAAATAA